CAGCAATGAGCGTAAGAATAGAAACCGACCAACAGGTCTGCACCGTGATCATCAACAGGCCCGAGAGGCGCAACGCCGTCGATCGGGAAACAGCCGAACAGCTAGCCGGGGCCTTTGCCGACTTCGAGCGGAACCCGGCCCTGGCAGTGGCCGTACTTTGGGGCGCAGGCGGAACGTTCTGCGCAGGCGCCGATCTCAAGGCCGTGGCCGAGGGCCGCGGCAATCGCGTGACCGCCGACGGTGACGGCCCCATGGGCCCCACCCGCATGCAGCTGTCCAAACCCGTACTGGCCGCGGTAGAAGGCCACGCCGTGGCAGGTGGACTGGAGCTGGCGCTGTGGTGCGACATGAGAGTGGCCGCGCGCTCGGCGGTGTTCGGCGTTTTCTGCCGTCGCTGGGGCGTACCACTTGTAGACGGTGGCACAGTGCGCCTGCCCCGCGTGGTGGGCGCGGGCCGGGCGATGGACATGATACTCACCGGCCGGCCGGTGGCGGCCGAAGAAGCCCTGGCCATGGGCCTGGCCGACCGCGTGGTCGAAGACGGTTTCGCCCGCCGCGAGGCCGAGAGCCTGGCGGCACAGATCGCGGCGTTTCCGCCCGAGTGCATGCGGGCCGACCGGGCCTCGGCGCAGCAACAGTGGAGCCTGGACGAAACAGCCGCACTGGCCAACGAGTACCGCCA
The nucleotide sequence above comes from Candidatus Binatota bacterium. Encoded proteins:
- a CDS encoding crotonase/enoyl-CoA hydratase family protein; the protein is MSVRIETDQQVCTVIINRPERRNAVDRETAEQLAGAFADFERNPALAVAVLWGAGGTFCAGADLKAVAEGRGNRVTADGDGPMGPTRMQLSKPVLAAVEGHAVAGGLELALWCDMRVAARSAVFGVFCRRWGVPLVDGGTVRLPRVVGAGRAMDMILTGRPVAAEEALAMGLADRVVEDGFARREAESLAAQIAAFPPECMRADRASAQQQWSLDETAALANEYRHGMKALNAGEAREGAARFSRGAGRHGSFNDLG